The following are from one region of the Candidatus Rokuibacteriota bacterium genome:
- a CDS encoding LLM class F420-dependent oxidoreductase, with protein MKYGIAMFPTDYAIQADALARELEARGFESLWLPEHTHIPASRKSPWPAGADLPREYWHTLDPFVALGAAAAVTKTLMLGTGICLVIERDPITLAKEVASLDHISRGRVLFGIGGGWNAEEMEHHGTPFAERWKILRERIAAMKAIWTQDEVEFHGKYVNFDKLWSYPKPVQKPYPPILMGGAGPHARQRAADFDGHWMPIGGRAYSEPIAESMADFRARAEKAGRDPAAVTVSIFGVPPDADKLAGLRDAGVARVVFFVPSATADTVLPLLDGYAAVAKKVG; from the coding sequence ATGAAGTACGGCATCGCGATGTTTCCGACGGACTATGCTATCCAGGCCGATGCGCTCGCGCGCGAGCTCGAGGCGCGCGGCTTCGAGTCGCTGTGGCTGCCCGAGCACACCCACATCCCGGCGAGCCGCAAAAGCCCGTGGCCCGCCGGCGCCGACCTGCCGCGCGAGTACTGGCACACGCTCGATCCCTTCGTGGCCCTCGGCGCCGCCGCCGCGGTGACCAAGACCCTCATGCTCGGCACCGGTATCTGCCTCGTCATCGAGCGCGATCCCATCACGCTCGCCAAGGAAGTGGCGAGCCTCGACCACATCTCGCGCGGCCGCGTGCTCTTCGGGATCGGCGGAGGCTGGAACGCGGAGGAGATGGAGCACCACGGCACCCCGTTTGCCGAGCGCTGGAAGATCCTGCGCGAGCGGATCGCGGCCATGAAGGCGATCTGGACCCAGGATGAAGTCGAGTTCCACGGCAAGTACGTCAACTTCGACAAGCTGTGGTCCTACCCCAAGCCCGTCCAGAAGCCGTACCCGCCCATCCTCATGGGTGGCGCCGGCCCGCACGCGCGACAGCGCGCCGCGGACTTCGACGGCCACTGGATGCCCATCGGCGGCCGGGCTTACAGCGAGCCGATCGCCGAGTCCATGGCGGACTTCCGCGCCCGGGCCGAGAAGGCCGGGCGCGACCCGGCGGCCGTGACCGTGTCCATCTTCGGCGTCCCGCCGGACGCGGACAAGCTGGCCGGCCTGCGCGACGCGGGCGTGGCGCGCGTGGTCTTCTTCGTCCCATCGGCGACCGCGGAC
- a CDS encoding redoxin family protein, with protein sequence MAAATATILFPAGKVAVTGEADAEALWLAPAELAKAGGWELKPEGLCRGPLCVPVPPGASWMRGRGADVRVDVSGLSRHMGQPVAASPEHAAWSIGLAAEDVADRLLALDAPDFTLPDLDGRMHALSSFRGRKVFLLAWASWUGCRFDLPGWQALHALLEPKGLTVITVALDSAGAAAAGEFILAANPTHPSLIDAHYEVARAYNMVNVPTAVWIDEEGRIVRPNETAFADNRWIEYTKFDMTRYLEAVRDWALRGPQSPYVPAAKERRRRLSVPTAEHALAAATFRLAEHLHETGHPEAAVPLFKRAQALQPESWCFKRQAWALTDAEKFYGTNFQKEVAALAGRPYYTPLDLGG encoded by the coding sequence GGCTGGCGCCCGCCGAGCTCGCCAAGGCCGGGGGCTGGGAATTGAAGCCGGAGGGGCTCTGCCGCGGTCCGCTCTGTGTTCCGGTGCCGCCGGGAGCGTCGTGGATGCGCGGCCGGGGCGCGGATGTCCGCGTGGACGTAAGCGGGCTCTCGCGCCACATGGGCCAGCCCGTGGCCGCGAGCCCCGAGCACGCCGCCTGGTCCATCGGCCTAGCGGCCGAGGACGTGGCGGACCGGCTGCTGGCTCTCGACGCGCCCGACTTCACGCTTCCCGACCTCGACGGGCGGATGCACGCGCTCTCGTCTTTCCGTGGCCGCAAGGTCTTCCTGCTTGCCTGGGCTTCGTGGTGAGGGTGCCGCTTCGACCTGCCCGGGTGGCAGGCGCTGCACGCCCTACTCGAGCCCAAGGGCTTGACCGTCATCACGGTGGCGCTGGACAGCGCGGGCGCCGCCGCGGCCGGGGAGTTCATCCTCGCCGCCAACCCCACTCATCCGTCGCTGATCGACGCCCACTATGAAGTCGCGCGGGCCTACAACATGGTCAACGTACCGACGGCCGTCTGGATCGACGAGGAGGGGCGCATCGTCCGCCCCAATGAGACGGCCTTCGCCGACAACCGCTGGATCGAGTACACGAAGTTCGACATGACGCGGTACCTGGAGGCCGTGCGCGATTGGGCTCTGCGGGGCCCGCAGAGCCCGTACGTGCCCGCCGCGAAGGAGCGGCGCCGACGCCTGTCGGTGCCGACCGCCGAGCACGCGCTGGCTGCCGCCACCTTCCGCCTCGCCGAGCACCTCCACGAGACCGGCCACCCCGAGGCGGCCGTGCCTCTGTTCAAGCGCGCGCAGGCGCTCCAGCCGGAGTCGTGGTGCTTCAAGCGCCAGGCCTGGGCGCTGACCGACGCCGAGAAATTCTACGGCACGAATTTCCAGAAAGAGGTCGCAGCCCTCGCCGGCCGCCCGTACTACACCCCCCTCGATCTCGGAGGATAA